One stretch of Pseudomonas fragi DNA includes these proteins:
- the cobT gene encoding nicotinate-nucleotide--dimethylbenzimidazole phosphoribosyltransferase has translation MSTPWWLKPCKPVDRDQQTAAGERQQQLTKPAGSLGQLEALAVQLAGLQGRLKPRVDQVWIGIFAGDHGIVAEGVSAYPQAVTGQMLHNFVSGGAAISVLARQLGAQLDVVDLGTVTPMLELAGVRHLQLGAGTANFAQGAAMSDSQGLKALQAGRDSVLRAQAAGSELFIGGEMGIGNTASASAVASALLGCPASLLTGPGTGLDAAGVSHKARVIDRALAFHDGYLDDPLQTLFRLGGFEIAALVGAYVACAQEGIVAVVDGFICTVAAMVAVRLNPQCREWLVFSHRGAEQGHRHVLESLQAEPLLELGLRLGEGSGAALAVPLMRLACDLHGQMATFAEAAVADRPA, from the coding sequence ATGAGCACCCCCTGGTGGCTGAAACCCTGCAAACCGGTTGATCGTGACCAGCAAACGGCGGCTGGCGAGCGTCAGCAGCAGTTGACCAAGCCTGCCGGCTCCCTGGGCCAGCTGGAAGCACTGGCGGTGCAACTGGCCGGGCTGCAGGGGCGGCTCAAGCCCCGTGTCGATCAGGTGTGGATCGGCATTTTCGCCGGTGATCACGGCATTGTCGCCGAAGGTGTCTCGGCCTATCCGCAGGCAGTCACCGGGCAAATGCTGCACAATTTTGTCAGCGGCGGCGCAGCGATCAGCGTGCTTGCCCGGCAGTTGGGCGCGCAGCTGGATGTGGTGGACCTGGGCACGGTCACGCCGATGCTGGAGCTGGCGGGTGTGCGGCACCTGCAGTTGGGAGCGGGCACGGCCAACTTTGCCCAGGGCGCGGCGATGTCTGACAGTCAGGGTTTGAAAGCCCTGCAGGCCGGGCGCGACAGTGTGCTGCGGGCGCAGGCGGCAGGCAGCGAGCTGTTTATTGGCGGTGAAATGGGTATTGGCAACACGGCGTCCGCCAGTGCGGTGGCCAGTGCATTGCTTGGGTGCCCGGCTTCATTGTTGACCGGCCCGGGCACCGGCCTGGATGCCGCAGGCGTCAGCCATAAGGCACGGGTGATTGACCGGGCACTGGCGTTTCATGACGGGTATCTCGACGATCCGCTGCAAACACTGTTTCGTCTCGGCGGTTTTGAAATTGCCGCGCTGGTCGGGGCCTATGTGGCCTGCGCCCAGGAAGGCATCGTGGCAGTGGTGGACGGGTTTATCTGCACTGTCGCGGCCATGGTTGCCGTGCGCCTGAACCCGCAGTGCCGCGAGTGGCTGGTGTTCAGCCATCGCGGAGCAGAGCAGGGCCATCGCCATGTGCTCGAAAGCCTGCAGGCCGAACCCTTGCTTGAACTGGGCCTGCGCCTGGGCGAAGGCAGCGGTGCTGCGCTGGCGGTGCCGTTGATGCGTCTGGCTTGTGATCTGCACGGGCAGATGGCGACGTTTGCTGAAGCCGCAGTGGCAGATCGCCCGGCATGA
- the cobC gene encoding alpha-ribazole phosphatase family protein, translating into MSVQLDLLRHGETELGGGLRGSLDDALTPLGWAQMRDAVKGGGPWDRIVSSPLQRCALFARELSAQLDIPLSFDKNLQELHFGAWEGQSAAALMQTDEQALGQFWADPYAFTPPEGEPVLEFSARVLSAVGRLQQDFAGERVLVVCHGGVMKLLLARARGLPREQLLQVPVLHGAMFGLQVGADGELIEVGG; encoded by the coding sequence ATGAGCGTGCAGCTGGATTTGCTGCGCCACGGTGAGACCGAGCTGGGCGGCGGCTTGCGCGGCAGCCTGGACGATGCCTTGACGCCACTGGGCTGGGCGCAGATGCGCGATGCGGTCAAGGGGGGCGGGCCGTGGGACCGTATTGTCAGTTCGCCACTGCAGCGTTGCGCCTTGTTTGCCCGGGAGTTGAGCGCGCAGCTCGATATTCCCCTGTCCTTCGACAAGAACCTGCAAGAACTGCATTTTGGCGCCTGGGAAGGGCAGAGCGCCGCAGCGCTGATGCAAACCGATGAGCAGGCCCTGGGCCAGTTCTGGGCTGATCCCTATGCCTTTACTCCACCGGAAGGTGAGCCGGTGCTTGAATTTTCGGCGCGGGTGCTGTCGGCAGTGGGCCGTTTGCAGCAGGATTTCGCCGGTGAGCGGGTGCTGGTGGTGTGCCACGGCGGGGTGATGAAACTGCTGCTGGCCCGGGCTCGCGGTTTGCCCCGCGAGCAACTGTTGCAAGTACCCGTGCTACACGGCGCCATGTTTGGCTTGCAGGTCGGCGCGGATGGCGAGTTGATCGAGGTTGGCGGGTGA